The Weissella confusa DNA window CAATTACGTCAGCCTCAGCGTCATCTTATTTAGCTGCCGCTTCAAGCATGGCCGCAGCAGGACAAGTGTCATCAGCGGCTGATGCGATTGCATCATTTAGTTTGGCTTCCGCATCATACAGTCAACAAGTGTCATTTGCCCAAAGTTATGCCAGTGCAGCTAAGAGTTTGATGGTCGTGACAAGTTCAGCGATTGCAGCGGTTTCAGCTGCGCAATTGCAGACATTGAGCGCCCAATCAGCAACGACGAGCTTGTATAACACAATTGCTGAACGATCATTGACGATTCAAATTTTGTACCTAGATTCGCAAGGTATTACAACGTCTTCTTCAGCGGTAACTATTAGTGGTGTAAACGGTGCTAGCTATTCATATTCTGTAGCGTCAGTGTCAGGTTATATCATGAATCGCACGGCGGTTAATGGTACTTTCCAGTCACAAAATTATGCACCTAATGTCGAATACTCACCTGCACTTTCAGTAGCAGATCCTGGAACGTCATTGGCAACTGCGCTTAGTTCAATTGCACAGTTGCAAAGTTCATTATCAGCCGCGGTTTCATATGCACAATCGGGTGAATCGGTTGTAGCTTCATATTCAAAGGTGGTCTCATCGTTGGCTGCTCAAAGTGCTTACTCGAGTGACCAATCAATGATTCTAGCTAATAAGAGCGCATCAACGGCAAGCAATTGGGCCTCTGGCGCAACCAAGGGATTTGTGATGACGTCTTCCACGGCGGCAGCTAACGTTGCTTCAAGTGCAGCGTTGCTATCTATGGTTGATGCTGGCGTTGATTCGATGGAAAGCGCGGCAAATGCATATAGTAGTTATGCTGCATTGGCTGCTTCAGCTAACACGAACGGCAATGCAAGTGCGGTTGATTCATACACAGTACTTATGAATTCAGCTAGCTTGGCTTACAACTCAGCCTTCAATAAACAGAGTGTGCTTGTTTCTAGTCTTGTGAAGGATTTGAACAATAGTTACCTGACTAATATTGACAGTTATGTGTCTGATGCGACAGATGGCGCTGACGTATTCATTTCAATGGCAAGTACAGCTACTAGCAGTGCGTTCTCTGTTGCAACTAGCATCACGATGTCGACCGCAGCCGCGTCAAACAGTGCCGCACAAACAGCAGCGACGAACATGTCGACCGATTCAATTACGGCTTCTAATGCTGCTAAGGTTGCTTCAACGGCCAACACCAGCGCAATCACTGCAGACAGTACAGCTGATTCAGCACTGCTAGCAACGAGTTCAGCCGCTGACGTGACTTCGAAGGCCGCTGGCAGCTCATATGCATCAAATGCAGCCGTTTCAAGCGCAGCTGAGGCCGCATCAACGGCGATGAGTTTGGTAACCTCAGCTAACGCGGCAGCCGGTTTGCAAGCAAGCGTTGCCTCTGCACAGAACGCAACGGCTTCAAGTGCTGCCTCAGTCGTCGCGAGTGCAGCTGGTGTGGCAAGTTCTGCCGCATTGGCAGCCTCAAGTTTGGCGACGGTAGCAGCTGGTATTTCAGCTAACGCGTCATTAACTTCTTCAGCAGCATTGAGCTCACAACAATCGTTGATGAGCCAAATTTCAACACTAGCTTCAATGGCTTCATCAGCATCAGCGGCAGCAAGTGCAGCCGCTATTCAAGCTAGTTCAGCAGCTTCTGCTGGATCGACGGCTGCGTCAACCGCTAGCTCATTGGCAACAGTCGCAACGACGCAACTTTCTAGTGCGAATGCAGAAGCTGATTCATTGACTGCGTTGATGTCAGCGATTGATGTCGTTAACGCCGCCTCAAGTGCCGCGAGCGTGGCGATGGATTCAGCATCAGCCGCTAGCGCAAATGCTGATTTGGCCGCTAGTGATGCCCAATCAGCAGCTTCAATGGCTAGTGATGCCCAAACGAACACGACTAGTGCAACGGACGCTGCAAATAGTGCTGCAAGCAATGCATCAGCCGCGTTGGATTATGCCAAGGTTGGATCTGAGGCTGGTAACTCAGCAGTCGCCAAGGCTGCTTTGGATGCTGATAGTGCAGCTGCTACAGCTGCAAATGCTGCCAGTGTGGCAGCTAAGGCCTCAAGTGCCGCAAATGTTGCTGCGAGTGAAGCTAGTTCAGCTGCAATTGCGGCAAGTAATGCTGCAACGCAGGCAAGTTCAGCCGCAACAGCCGCATCAGTAGCCGCTTCGACTGCTGATTCATACATGGCTGCTGGGGATATTACGCAAGCGACATCAGCCGCCGCTGACGCGCAAACGTTGGCTAGTGCTGCGAGTGAAGCTGCATCTACGGCTTCAAGCGCTGCGGATGTCGCCAATTCAGCTATGGCGCACGCGGAAGTGGCGTCATCTAACGCCGCTAGTTTGGCGGTCGTTGCTTCAAATGCCGCATCTGTTGCGCAATCAGCTGAAACAGCCGCTTCAGCTGCCGCCGGGGTTGATGGTAAGACTGGTGACACGGGAATCGCGGTTGATATTGATTCAGCAGCTGCTTCAACGGCTAACGTGAATGCAAGTCAGGCCGTCGTTGACGCAAGTTCAGCTGCCACGGCAGCCACTTCTGATGCGTTAGTGACATCTAATATGAATAGCAACGCAACTGACAGTCTTGCTTCATTGGCTAGTGTAGCAACGGCCTCAAGTTACGCATCTAACTCAGCGATGACATCAGCCTTTGCTGACGCCTCAAGTGCTGCCACGGCAGTTAGTGTTGCGAACGCTAGTGCTAGTGTGGCTGCCTCAAATGCGACGGCACAATACAACCGTGCATCATCAGCTGCGGTTGTTGCGTCTTCAGCAGCGTCAGTAGCGGCTTCCGAAGCCGTGTTAGCATCTTCAATGTTTACGGCTGCAGACTCACTGTTGTCAGCTGGTAATTACAGTGAAGCAATGGCGATGTCTGATGCAGCGGTTTCACAAGCTGCCTTGGTAAATAGCGCCCGTGAAGCTGCGGAGAGTGCCGCAACAGTTGCGTCTGGTGCGGTCGCGGTCGCTCAAAGTCAAGCTGCGCAAGCATCGAGCTATGCAGCTGATGCAGACGCGGCTCGTGATGATTTGGCGTCAGCAGCCGATCAAGTGATGACGGCTGCCTCGGCTGCTGATGAAGCAGCGAAGGCAAGTTCAGCCGCGTCAGCAGCAGATGAAGCTGCGACGACTGCGACGGATAGTCAAGCTGAAACGACGGCTGCAATGTCTGACGCTACGGTGGATGTAACGAACGCAACTAGTTCAGCTGCGGATGCCACGTCAAACGCAACGGCAGCAAGTTCAGTTGCAGATGCAATCGGATCACTAATTACTAATTCGGCTTACGCAAGCAATGCAACGATTCAATCAGCTAACGATGTTGCTGTATCAGCCGCGACGGTTGCATCTACTGCAACGTCAACGGCCCAATCAGCCGCTTCAGCAGCTAGTGCTGCCCAAGCATCTTTGGCTGATGCACAAAAGGTTGTTGATAGCGCAACGGCGATTGCTGAAGCAGCTAATGATGCTGCGCAGTCAGCTTATGCAGTCGCTAGTTCAGCTGCCCAAGAAGGTCGTTATGATATTGCTAGTTCGGCCGCATCAGAAGCGATTGCACAACAAGCAATTGCTGAATCGGCACAAACAGATGTTGCGACCGCAATGACAGATGTTACGGCCGCTGCCAGTGCAGCGAGCTCAGCTGCTGCAGTAGCTGATTCAGCGAAGTTCACTGCCGAAAGTGCCTTGCAAACAGCTAACGATGCATTGACCACTGCTGAAACAGCTGCAGAAGCTTCTGAACAAGCAGCTTTGGCGCAAAGCTCAGCTGATCAAGCAAGTTCAGCTGCAACGACAACTGATTCAACCGCTGATCAAGTGAATGCAACTTCAAGTGCGATTGCCGCACAAAGTACTGCCACAAGTCAGACAGCACAAACAGCAACAACGACAGCCTCAAACGCATCAGCAGCAGCCAGTGCAGCTAAATCATTGGCAGCTGACTCTGCCTATGCCGGTAACTCGGCGATGGCTTCAGCAGCATCAGATGCGGCTACTGCTGCGACTGATGCTACGGCGGCAGGACAAAAAGCAGCCGATGCAAATTCGTATGCTGAATACGCTGATAGTTTGGCATCACAAGCAACATCGAATGCAACTTCGATGGCTAAGACGGCTGCTTATGCCACATCAACAGCAGCATCATTGGCGTCAGTTGCAAGTTCTGCAGCGCAAGCCGGTGATTTAGTGACCGCTAGTTCAGCGGCCGACGCTGCGTCAACGGCTGCGCAAACAGCGACTGATATGTCGAGCGCCGCAGTAGTGGCAAGTACCGCTGCGGATGGTTATCAGTCAACGGCAGATAGTGCAGCGACAATGGCCTCTGAAGCAATGTCAGAAGCAACAGCAGCTTCAACGGCTGCGGCAACAGCTTTGGCAAATGCACAAACAGTTGCGTCGGCAGTAGCAGATGCGACTAACGCAAGTTCAGCAGCTAGTGCCGCAAATGACACGGTTGCTGATATGGGAACCGCGACAAGTATGGCGGGGGATGCGACGAGTACGGCAAATGATGCGGTGACGAATACAACGTCAACTGCTGATATCACTAATTCGGCAGCGTCAACGGCAAGTTCAGCAAATAGTGTTGCGCAAAGTATTGCTGCGACTGATTCTTATGCTGACAACGACGCCGTGAAGTCAGCTGCATCAGTGGCTAGTGCTGCGCAACAAACGGCGGATAGCGCGAATGCAGTTGCCCAGTCAGCTGCATCAGAAGCTGCCACGCAACAATCAATTGCTAGTGAAGCGTCAGATAAGGTGGCTTCTGCAGTAACGGCTGCTTCAACGGCCGCATCAGAAGCTGCTTCATTAGCGTCAGTTGCGAGTTCGGCAGATAATGCGGGTGATGCCGTGACGGCAAGTTCAGCTGCATCAGCCGCAAGTTCAGCTGCAACAGTCGCTGCAAATCAATCGGCAGCTGCATCAACAGCCGCATCAGAAGGCGCCGCAGCTGCATCAGCCGCGCAATCAGCAACTGATTTGGCTAATAATGCCGAAGCGACAGCGCAATCAGCCGCTGATCAGGCAGTGGTTGCTCAATCACAGGCAACTGATGCCGCAGCCGCAACTGATTTAGCAAACAATGCGAACGACGCAGCGACATTGGCTTCTGAAAATGCGGCATCTGCTGGAGAAGCAGCTAACACAGCTGGTTCATCAGTAACAGATGCTCAAAACGCCGCTAGTGCAGCTGGATCAACGGCACAAGTGACGGCTTCAACAGCCGCAATTGCCTCATCGTATGCCTCACAGGCTAGCGACTTGGCAAACGACTCAGCCTATGCGCACAACAGCGCAGTACAAAGTGCAATTACGGCGGCTACTAGTGCCGCTGCGGCAGCGAACGACGCCCTTACAACGGCAAATAGTGCTGCTACGGCTGCATCTGATGCTGCCAGTGCCGCAGCTGCCGCTGATAGCGCCGCCACGGCAGCAAGTACGGCCTTGTCTGAAACGGCAACGGCTGTCAGCGCTGCGGATAATGCAGCGGGAGCAGCGACAGATGGCATTGCAGCATCTGTTTCGGCAGATAGTGCTGCCGCCAGCGCTGATCAAGCCGTAGATGATGCTGATTCAGCTGCTAGCTATGCTGATAATGCGCAATCTTCAGCTGAACAAGCCACGTCAACAGCGTCGAATGCTGATACAACTGCCCAATCAGCAGCTGATATTTTGGCTTCGAGTGCATACAAGGATAATGTGGCGGTTTCAACGGCTGCATCGACGGCTCAGTCGGCAGCCGATAAGGCAAATTCAGCCAAGGCTGATGCAATTCAAGCCGCATCGGATGCTAAAACAGCACAAGATGCAGCGATTGCAGCGGCATCAGAGACTGATGAGCAAGCGGACATTGCGGATGCAGCTGCGTCAACAGCTGCTGAACAATCATCATTAGCTGCCTCATATGCGCAAGCAGGTGATTTGAGTGCGGCAACTAATGCTAGTTCGGCCGCAAGTTCAGCTGCAGCAGCCGCTAGTGCCGCTAGTGAAGCAGCAGCCAGTGCAGCTTCGACGGCTAATGCAGAAATGATAAAGGCTAGTGAAGCTGCCAGCGCCGCTGCAAGTGCGGACGCCGTAGCTAGTGAAGCATTGTCTGAAGCACAACAGGCACTAGCTGAAGCGAAGACGGCTGCTCAAGCCCAGGATGCCGCCGACAGTGCTTTGAACAGTGCAACTGATGCACAAAGTTCAGCCGCTACGGCCGGTGATGTTGCCTCTGAAACAGCATCGACAAGTTCGGAGACGGCTGCATCAAATAATGCAGCACAATCAACGGCAAGTTCAGCCGCGATTGCAACTGAAACTGCATCAACTGCTGCAAGCGAGGCAGCTTCTATGGCTGCCGATTCAGCCTATGCAAACAACAGTGCCGTGCAATCTAACGCCAGTGCGGCATCAACAGCTGCTTCTCAAGCGAGCGAAGCGAACAGTATTGCGCAATCAGCGGCCACAGTCGCCTCAAATGCCCAAAATGCGGCAAGTGAAGCAACGGACACCGCTAATTCAGCCGCGACGGTTGCCTCATCGGCAGCCGAAGCAGCAAGCAAGGCAGCTTCTCAAGCGAGTGAAGCTGCCCAAGCGTGTGATCTAAGCGCAGCCCAAGCGGCAAGTTCAGCTGCTTCATCATATGCTGCGTTGGCAAGTTCAGCAGCCTCAACAGCGGCAAGTGCCCAAGCAGACGCACAAACAGCAGCGGATACAGCAAGCTCAGCCAATTCGTTGGCAAGTTCAGCTGCAGCCGCAGCATCGAGTGCGCAATCTGATGCAACTTCTCATGCTTCGGCTGGTAGTGATGCCACTGCAGCAGCCGATGCCGCCGGAACGGCCGGTAGCGATGCGGTAACCGCTGGTTCATCGGCTTCAGAAGCAACGGACGATGCAACGAATGCAACGTCAGCAGCAACTGGTGCCAATACAGCAGCGGATACAGCGAATGTCAGTGTTGAGAACGCCGCTGCTGATAATGCAATTGCGCAATCAGCCGCTGACGAAGCACAAAGCATCGCAACGAAGTATCCAGCTAATAGTGCGATTGCGACGGCAAATAGCACAGCATCAAGTGCAGCAAGCATCGCTGACTCAGCTGCACAAGTTGTGTCATCAGCTAATGCCGTTGCCCAATCAGCAGCCAGTGCAGCTAATGATGCTGCGTCGAACGCAACATCGGCTGCTAGCGAAGCTAATAAGCAAGCGCAAATTGCAACTGATCAAGCTAGTGCAGCCAGTTCATATGCCCAAGCGGGTGATTTGGCTAATGCATCATTGGCCTCATCAGCAGCAAGTTCAGCATCGGCTGCCGCATCAACTGCAGCGTCACAAGCTGCATCTGAATTGCTAGCAGCTGAAAGCGCTGCTTCGTTGGCTAATAGCGCTGCCACTGTGGCAAGTTCAGCCGCCGGTGTTGTTAGTTCGGCAGCTGCCGTGGCTCAGTCAGCGTTAGCAGATGCGCAAACAGCCGCCCAAGCCCAAGATGATGCCGACAGTGCAGCGTCGGATGCGAAGACGGCTGGTACGACGGCCTCATCAGCTGGCGACACGGCAAATAATGTGTCACAAACAGCGAGTGATGTCGCGAATGTGACCTCACAAGCTAATGACGCGGCAAGTTCAGCTGCGACTCAAAAGTCAACGGCTGATCAAGTAGCGTCTTCAGCAAGCGCTAAGGCCACAGAGTCTGCTTACGCAAATAATAGTGCTGTGCAATCAGCTGCTGTTGCTGCTGAATCAGCAGCGATGACAGCGTCGGTTGCTAACAGTACGGCGCAATCAGCCGCAAGTGTCGCGGATGAACAGTTGGCAACTGCGACAGTCCAAAATGCAATCGCAAGTTCAGCTGCTTCAGTCGCAAGTTCGGCCGCAGCTGCAGCCGATGCGTATGCTAAGGCCGCCAGTGAAGCAGCGCAAGTTGGTAATTCATCAGCTGCCGCAACGAACTCGGCCGCAGCAGCACAAGCATTGTCTGAAGCCCAATCAGCCGCCAAGGTGGCAAGTTCAGCTGCGAATGCTGCTAGTGATGCTTTGATTGCTGCCCAATCAGCTCAAAGTGAAGCGGCTACAGCAGCGGCACAAGCGAGCGATGCGACAGCTGATGCAAGTTCATACGCCCAAGCCGGTGACCAAGCAACTGCAGCAGCGGATGCTGCCGGAACGGCAGGAAGTGATGCAACAACCGCTAACGACCAGGCTAAGCAAGCTGGTAGCGATGCGGACAATGCGACCGTTGCCGCGTCAGATGCTACCTCAAATGCCGATGCGACGAATACAGCAACTGAGTCAGCAACTAATTACAATTCTGTCGCCCAATCAGCCGCTTCAGCAGCGGCAGACATTGCGTCAAGTTATCCAGATAACACTGCCGTTTCAACGGCAAATAGCACGGCTCAGTCAGCTGCGGCGGTAGCTAGTGATGTAGAGTCAACGGCAATAGCAGCCAATGCAACAGCTAGTCAAGCGGTTCTAGATGCTAATAGTGCCGCAACGGCAGCAAGTGAGTACGCTTCAACAGCAGCATCGCAAGCAAAGATTGCCGCTGATCAGGCAAGCGCCGCAAGCTCATATGCTCAAGCTGGTGATCAATCAAATGCTGAAGCAGCCTCAACGGCGGCATCAACAGCCGCCCAAGCTGCTTCGGTAGCGTCATCAGCGGCGGCATCTGAGATGGCTGTTGCAACAACAGCTAACGAAACGGCTTCAAGTGCTGCAACAACTGCCTCATCGGCTGCTACGACGGCTAGTTTGGCAGCTGAAAAGGCTAAGTCAGCGTTGGCGGATGCTCAAACGGCAGCCCAAGCCCAAGACGAGGCTAACCGTGCAACTGAGGATGCAAACTCAGCGAATGCTGATGCTGAAAATGCCGGTCAGGCTGCCAGTGATGCTGGTAAGCAAACGGCTGATGCGAATGCGTCGGCTGACAATGCTTCAAGTGCCGCAGTAACAGCTTCGACAGCTAATTCAAATGCGCAAGCAGACTCTTCAGCTGCGAATGCGTTGCTAGATTCTTCAGCATATGCGCAAAACGCCGCTTTGAATAAGGCGATTGATGATGTGAATTCGGCTGCGACAACAGCATCGAACGCAAATGAAGCTGCCAGTGTGGCTGCCTCGATTGCTTCAAGTGCTGCCGCAACAGCAGATTCAGTTGCAACGGCTGCTTCATCAGCTGCAACAGCTGCAAGTAACGCTGCTAGTTTGGCAAGTTCAGCCGCCAGCGTCGCGAGCGAAGCAGCTCAGGCCGGTGATTTGGACAAGGCAACGAGTGCTGCAAACGAAGCTGCTGAGCAATCAGAAGCAGCTGCCAGTGCCTTGTCGACAGCCTCGAGTGCATCAGCTGTTGCTAGTTCGATGGCTAGCTTAGCTTCAAGTGCTGAAGCTATCGCGTCATCACAAGCAGAAATTGCAACCGCAGCAGAATCAGCAGCCTCGAGCGCCGCAACAACGGCAAGTACGGCCGCTGCTGCAACGGATCAAGCAATTGGCGCCGAGACGGCGGATAACAACGCGAAGTCAGCTGCCGCAGCCGCAAGTAATGCTGCTAGTGATGCTGGCGTTGTTGCCAGTCAAACGGCAGATAACGCCAGCGCGACGGAATCAGCTGCCTCAACGGCTGATAAGGTTGCTAGTCAGGCGGATAGCGCAGCAACAAGTGCAAATGCAGATGCAGCAAAGTATCCAAACAACAGTGCGGTAACATCAGCTGCCTCAACGGCAACGAGTGCCGCCAGCGTGGCAGATGATGCTGCGTCAACAGCAAGTAGCGCCGCGAGCGTCGCGGATGCCCAAAGCAAGATTGCAAGTGATGCCGCTAGTCAGGCTTCAGAAGCAGCCAAGGCAGCTGCCGGTCAAGAAGTATTGGCAAGCAGCGCAGCTAGTGCTGCCGAATCATATGCGCAAGCAGGTGACTTGTCTGCCGCTAGCGAAGCCCGTTCAGCCGCAGATGCAGCTGCGAGCCAAGCGGTTGCCCAACAAGCAATTGCCGAGAGTGCTAATAGCAAAGCGATGACTGCTTCGAGTGCTGCTAGTGAGGCAGCATCAACAGCAAGTAGTGCGAATGCAGTTGCCTCGGAAGCTGCTGAAACGGCATCGATTGCTGCTGATGCACAGTCTGAGGCGGATGATGCCCAAAGTTTGGCTGATGTCGCCTCAAGTGCTGCGTCTGCAACGTCCGATCAAGCTGAAACTGCCTCAAACAGTGCGAGTGTTGCTAATTCGGTTGCTGACGATACGCAAGAAACTGCCGAGGGAACATCATAAGCTGCCAGCACGGCTGACTCAGCCGCAAAGGATGCCGCAAGTTCAGCAGCAAAGTATCCAAACAATAGTGCGGTAACATCTGCTGCTCCAGTTGCATCTGCTGCAGCTAGTGAAGCTGATAGCGCCAATGCTGTTGCGTCAAGCGCAGCGTCAACAGCAAGTAGTGCTGCAACGAAGGCAGAAAGCGCAGCATCGGTTGCATCAAATGCAAACGCAGTTGCCAGTGAAGCAGCTAACTCAGCTGCCAGCGCTGCAACGGCTGCCTCTTCAGCTGCTCAAGCGGGTGATGAGAGTGCTGCAAGTTCATACGTCGCAGTAGCCTCGAGTGCTGCCGATGCTGTGACATCACTGCAATCAGTAGCTAACTCAGCTGCCAGCGTCGCATCTGAAGCCCAAGGTACAGCAACATCAGCCGCAACCGTGGCCGATAGTGCTAGTGAAGCTGCCAGCGCAGCCTTGTCAACGGCTTCAAGTGCCGCAACAACGGCGTCGACTGCTGCTAATGCGCAATCACAAGCAGACGAAGCGGCTAAGGCGGCTTCATCAGCTAGTCTTGCAAACACAGCAACGGATATTGCTTCAGATGCTACTGATTCCGCAACAAGCGCTGCCTCAAGTGCAGCGTCGGTTGCCGATGAAGTGGCTAATAACGCAAGCTCAGCAGCTTCAGATGCTACTGATGCAGCGTCAAGTGCTGCTAACGATGCCACGACTTATCCAAATAACAGTGCGGTAACGTCAGCTGCCGCAGC harbors:
- a CDS encoding KxYKxGKxW signal peptide domain-containing protein, with amino-acid sequence MSREDYQQKLADEARVQPQTHKKMYKSKKRWVIAGMTALAVGGATAMAPEEVTTLMSDVYQTAEEVFDGGVAYAASAASAAVNTTTAVTVTDSGVASVTSAATYGTLTGASANANMRIAGGTAAASGSGYRIMNGSSGAVQYNTTIAATSAFAMSGAFSTTNYAAGNFIGLMFAPTYAAGNSYGANGGNVGINGIANATTVGVDLWYDSGVDPSTAFVIANNGTGQINQVGIRQTNSAGSFIANTNASSVQSLFSGMTNFNSATSYSATISYAVSWTPVSVSGAFVTGSMTITMNGGQGAKTVTQTIALPSNVVMELVGNNGGTSTPATVTGSLAGVSATAARTPVNVTYVDGAGSALLSATSFTADNWTAVGITGATTPVATNAKTTFAAPSISGYSAVAVSYAANTNSGGPVASTTNLLVTSATANNNIQIQYKDIEAPKMSLTNTVTYQQNETINSSDMVTRLVTSLGDNSPKAVTTSLTSGSINTASAGTYQVQITATDAAGNATNSMATVTVLPKSVSAVSSVASSASSDASSASSMISSATSAAKSSSASVEASSASQTASSASSLASKYRSNSSVASVASSIGSIAAIASSANVVASTNTSIAKSAASAASNMYTQTSSVESAVAITSASASSYLAAASSMAAAGQVSSAADAIASFSLASASYSQQVSFAQSYASAAKSLMVVTSSAIAAVSAAQLQTLSAQSATTSLYNTIAERSLTIQILYLDSQGITTSSSAVTISGVNGASYSYSVASVSGYIMNRTAVNGTFQSQNYAPNVEYSPALSVADPGTSLATALSSIAQLQSSLSAAVSYAQSGESVVASYSKVVSSLAAQSAYSSDQSMILANKSASTASNWASGATKGFVMTSSTAAANVASSAALLSMVDAGVDSMESAANAYSSYAALAASANTNGNASAVDSYTVLMNSASLAYNSAFNKQSVLVSSLVKDLNNSYLTNIDSYVSDATDGADVFISMASTATSSAFSVATSITMSTAAASNSAAQTAATNMSTDSITASNAAKVASTANTSAITADSTADSALLATSSAADVTSKAAGSSYASNAAVSSAAEAASTAMSLVTSANAAAGLQASVASAQNATASSAASVVASAAGVASSAALAASSLATVAAGISANASLTSSAALSSQQSLMSQISTLASMASSASAAASAAAIQASSAASAGSTAASTASSLATVATTQLSSANAEADSLTALMSAIDVVNAASSAASVAMDSASAASANADLAASDAQSAASMASDAQTNTTSATDAANSAASNASAALDYAKVGSEAGNSAVAKAALDADSAAATAANAASVAAKASSAANVAASEASSAAIAASNAATQASSAATAASVAASTADSYMAAGDITQATSAAADAQTLASAASEAASTASSAADVANSAMAHAEVASSNAASLAVVASNAASVAQSAETAASAAAGVDGKTGDTGIAVDIDSAAASTANVNASQAVVDASSAATAATSDALVTSNMNSNATDSLASLASVATASSYASNSAMTSAFADASSAATAVSVANASASVAASNATAQYNRASSAAVVASSAASVAASEAVLASSMFTAADSLLSAGNYSEAMAMSDAAVSQAALVNSAREAAESAATVASGAVAVAQSQAAQASSYAADADAARDDLASAADQVMTAASAADEAAKASSAASAADEAATTATDSQAETTAAMSDATVDVTNATSSAADATSNATAASSVADAIGSLITNSAYASNATIQSANDVAVSAATVASTATSTAQSAASAASAAQASLADAQKVVDSATAIAEAANDAAQSAYAVASSAAQEGRYDIASSAASEAIAQQAIAESAQTDVATAMTDVTAAASAASSAAAVADSAKFTAESALQTANDALTTAETAAEASEQAALAQSSADQASSAATTTDSTADQVNATSSAIAAQSTATSQTAQTATTTASNASAAASAAKSLAADSAYAGNSAMASAASDAATAATDATAAGQKAADANSYAEYADSLASQATSNATSMAKTAAYATSTAASLASVASSAAQAGDLVTASSAADAASTAAQTATDMSSAAVVASTAADGYQSTADSAATMASEAMSEATAASTAAATALANAQTVASAVADATNASSAASAANDTVADMGTATSMAGDATSTANDAVTNTTSTADITNSAASTASSANSVAQSIAATDSYADNDAVKSAASVASAAQQTADSANAVAQSAASEAATQQSIASEASDKVASAVTAASTAASEAASLASVASSADNAGDAVTASSAASAASSAATVAANQSAAASTAASEGAAAASAAQSATDLANNAEATAQSAADQAVVAQSQATDAAAATDLANNANDAATLASENAASAGEAANTAGSSVTDAQNAASAAGSTAQVTASTAAIASSYASQASDLANDSAYAHNSAVQSAITAATSAAAAANDALTTANSAATAASDAASAAAAADSAATAASTALSETATAVSAADNAAGAATDGIAASVSADSAAASADQAVDDADSAASYADNAQSSAEQATSTASNADTTAQSAADILASSAYKDNVAVSTAASTAQSAADKANSAKADAIQAASDAKTAQDAAIAAASETDEQADIADAAASTAAEQSSLAASYAQAGDLSAATNASSAASSAAAAASAASEAAASAASTANAEMIKASEAASAAASADAVASEALSEAQQALAEAKTAAQAQDAADSALNSATDAQSSAATAGDVASETASTSSETAASNNAAQSTASSAAIATETASTAASEAASMAADSAYANNSAVQSNASAASTAASQASEANSIAQSAATVASNAQNAASEATDTANSAATVASSAAEAASKAASQASEAAQACDLSAAQAASSAASSYAALASSAASTAASAQADAQTAADTASSANSLASSAAAAASSAQSDATSHASAGSDATAAADAAGTAGSDAVTAGSSASEATDDATNATSAATGANTAADTANVSVENAAADNAIAQSAADEAQSIATKYPANSAIATANSTASSAASIADSAAQVVSSANAVAQSAASAANDAASNATSAASEANKQAQIATDQASAASSYAQAGDLANASLASSAASSASAAASTAASQAASELLAAESAASLANSAATVASSAAGVVSSAAAVAQSALADAQTAAQAQDDADSAASDAKTAGTTASSAGDTANNVSQTASDVANVTSQANDAASSAATQKSTADQVASSASAKATESAYANNSAVQSAAVAAESAAMTASVANSTAQSAASVADEQLATATVQNAIASSAASVASSAAAAADAYAKAASEAAQVGNSSAAATNSAAAAQALSEAQSAAKVASSAANAASDALIAAQSAQSEAATAAAQASDATADASSYAQAGDQATAAADAAGTAGSDATTANDQAKQAGSDADNATVAASDATSNADATNTATESATNYNSVAQSAASAAADIASSYPDNTAVSTANSTAQSAAAVASDVESTAIAANATASQAVLDANSAATAASEYASTAASQAKIAADQASAASSYAQAGDQSNAEAASTAASTAAQAASVASSAAASEMAVATTANETASSAATTASSAATTASLAAEKAKSALADAQTAAQAQDEANRATEDANSANADAENAGQAASDAGKQTADANASADNASSAAVTASTANSNAQADSSAANALLDSSAYAQNAALNKAIDDVNSAATTASNANEAASVAASIASSAAATADSVATAASSAATAASNAASLASSAASVASEAAQAGDLDKATSAANEAAEQSEAAASALSTASSASAVASSMASLASSAEAIASSQAEIATAAESAASSAATTASTAAAATDQAIGAETADNNAKSAAAAASNAASDAGVVASQTADNASATESAASTADKVASQADSAATSANADAAKYPNNSAVTSAASTATSAASVADDAASTASSAASVADAQSKIASDAASQASEAAKAAAGQEVLASSAASAAESYAQAGDLSAASEARSAADAAASQAVAQQAIAESANSKAMTASSAASEAASTASSANAVASEAAETASIAADAQSEADDAQSLADVASSAASATSDQAETASNSASVANSVADDTQETAEGTS